Proteins from one Shewanella pealeana ATCC 700345 genomic window:
- a CDS encoding ATP-binding cassette domain-containing protein: MTQPPKTLVKTQNMAFSRGNHVIFEDVTLSIPQGKVTAIMGPSGIGKTTLLKLIGGQLTPDSGSVLFDGVDVHKCSRSELFVLRKRMSMLFQSGALFTDMNVFDNVAFALREHSGLPEAIIRRIVLMKLEAVGLRGAAQLMPTELSGGMQRRAALARAIALEPEMVLYDEPFAGQDPISMGVLVKLIRELSDALNLTSVVVSHDVAEVLGIADYVYVLADKRIIAQGTPEELRLSDNPQLKQFIGGEPDGPVPFHYPAQDYKKELIGELD, translated from the coding sequence ATGACTCAACCCCCGAAAACATTGGTTAAAACCCAAAATATGGCGTTTAGCCGCGGTAACCATGTCATTTTTGAAGATGTGACCTTGTCTATTCCTCAGGGGAAAGTCACCGCGATTATGGGGCCTAGTGGTATAGGAAAAACCACGCTGCTTAAGCTTATTGGTGGGCAGCTAACTCCGGACAGTGGCTCGGTACTATTCGATGGCGTCGATGTCCATAAATGCAGTCGTAGCGAACTTTTTGTCCTGCGTAAGCGTATGAGCATGTTATTTCAAAGCGGTGCTTTGTTTACCGACATGAATGTATTCGATAATGTCGCCTTCGCCCTTAGAGAACATTCAGGCTTACCGGAAGCGATTATTCGCCGCATCGTATTGATGAAACTCGAAGCTGTGGGGCTTAGAGGGGCGGCACAATTGATGCCGACAGAGCTGTCGGGCGGAATGCAGCGCCGCGCAGCCTTGGCGAGAGCAATCGCATTAGAGCCTGAAATGGTGCTCTACGATGAGCCTTTTGCCGGTCAAGACCCTATTTCCATGGGCGTGCTGGTTAAGCTTATTCGTGAGCTTTCCGATGCGCTTAACCTAACATCGGTTGTGGTTTCTCACGATGTGGCGGAAGTGCTCGGCATTGCGGATTATGTTTATGTATTAGCTGACAAACGTATTATTGCTCAAGGCACGCCAGAGGAGTTGCGTTTATCAGATAATCCGCAATTAAAGCAATTTATTGGTGGTGAGCCTGACGGTCCAGTACCGTTTCATTATCCTGCACAAGATTACAAGAAGGAACTTATCGGTGAGCTTGATTGA
- the lptB gene encoding LPS export ABC transporter ATP-binding protein: MTQITLKAANLAKSYKNRAVVQDVSLTVKTGQIVGLLGPNGAGKTTTFYMVVGLVQSDKGKIFIDDDDLTLDPMHLRARKGIGYLPQEASIFRKLSVRDNIMAVLQTRHDINNEQREEQLEHLLEEFHITHIRDSQGMALSGGERRRVEIARALAANPKFILLDEPFAGVDPISVIDIKKIIEQLKSRGLGVLITDHNVRETLDVCEHAYIVSHGNLIAEGTPAEILDNQQVRAVYLGEQFRL, encoded by the coding sequence ATGACCCAAATTACCTTAAAAGCGGCTAATCTTGCTAAAAGCTATAAAAACCGTGCCGTCGTACAAGATGTCAGTCTCACCGTAAAAACGGGGCAAATTGTGGGCCTACTCGGCCCTAACGGGGCCGGCAAAACAACAACCTTCTACATGGTGGTCGGCCTAGTACAGAGCGATAAAGGCAAGATCTTTATCGATGACGATGATCTCACCCTAGATCCTATGCACCTGCGTGCTCGTAAAGGGATTGGCTATCTGCCCCAAGAAGCCAGCATTTTTAGAAAGCTTTCGGTGCGTGACAATATCATGGCAGTGTTACAGACCCGCCATGATATCAATAACGAGCAACGTGAAGAGCAGCTCGAACATTTACTCGAAGAGTTCCACATCACTCACATTCGCGATAGCCAAGGCATGGCATTATCGGGCGGTGAACGACGTCGAGTAGAAATTGCCCGAGCATTGGCCGCTAATCCAAAGTTTATTTTATTGGATGAGCCATTTGCCGGTGTCGACCCAATTTCAGTTATCGATATCAAAAAGATTATTGAGCAACTCAAAAGCCGCGGCCTAGGTGTACTGATCACTGACCACAATGTTCGAGAAACCTTGGACGTTTGTGAACACGCTTACATCGTGAGTCACGGAAACCTCATTGCCGAAGGCACACCTGCCGAAATCTTGGACAACCAACAGGTTCGAGCAGTGTACTTAGGTGAGCAATTCAGGCTATAG
- a CDS encoding RNA polymerase factor sigma-54 encodes MKASLQLKMGQQLTMTPQLQQAIRLLQLSSLELQQEIQQALDSNPLLELDEEQSDGDLGDNEDQSSNDANSDLIQDSASVETSDALTQDSMPDDLPMDTTWDEVYTVSSNSSSGVSREDDMPFQGETSEGLYEHLEWQKNLTPFSDNDLAIATAIIDAIDERGYLTQSCDDILEAMGDPETELDEVEAVLKRIQHFDPIGVAARNLSECLLIQLAQYAAETPHIDNARLLIKDYLDLIAGRDFRQLMRKTKLKEDELRDAITLIQTLNPRPGLAIARSKDEYVIPDVSVCKKKGRWVVELNPDYMPKINVNQHYASMARSTTNQADGQFIRGHLQEAKWFIKSLESRNDTLLKVTNCIVKFQQGFFEYGEEAMKPMVLNDIAEAVEMHESTISRVTTQKYMHTPRGIFELKYFFSSHVGTDDGGECSSTAIRAFIKKLVAAENQKKPLSDSKMAQLLAEQGIKVARRTIAKYREAMLIPPSNQRKSL; translated from the coding sequence ATGAAAGCGTCACTCCAGCTCAAAATGGGTCAGCAGCTCACCATGACTCCCCAGTTACAACAGGCCATTCGCCTGTTACAACTGTCTTCTTTAGAGCTGCAACAAGAGATCCAACAAGCATTAGACTCTAATCCGCTATTGGAATTAGATGAAGAGCAGTCAGACGGTGATTTAGGCGACAATGAAGACCAATCATCAAACGATGCCAATAGTGACCTCATCCAAGATAGCGCTAGCGTTGAAACCTCCGATGCCCTAACCCAAGACTCTATGCCAGATGATCTGCCAATGGACACCACTTGGGATGAAGTTTATACCGTCTCGTCAAACTCCAGCTCTGGAGTTAGCCGTGAAGACGATATGCCATTCCAAGGTGAAACCAGCGAAGGCTTATATGAACATTTAGAGTGGCAGAAAAACCTCACACCGTTTTCAGATAACGATCTTGCAATCGCCACCGCGATTATCGACGCCATTGACGAACGTGGCTACCTTACCCAAAGCTGCGACGATATTTTAGAAGCTATGGGCGATCCTGAAACCGAGCTTGATGAAGTCGAAGCGGTATTAAAGCGCATCCAGCATTTTGACCCTATTGGTGTCGCCGCGCGTAATTTGAGTGAATGCTTGCTTATCCAGCTGGCACAATATGCTGCAGAAACCCCGCATATCGACAATGCCAGATTACTGATAAAAGATTATTTAGACTTAATTGCAGGCCGCGATTTTAGGCAGTTAATGCGTAAAACCAAGCTTAAAGAAGATGAACTACGTGATGCGATAACACTTATTCAGACCCTTAATCCAAGACCAGGGCTGGCGATTGCTCGCAGCAAAGACGAGTATGTTATCCCTGACGTTTCCGTGTGCAAGAAAAAAGGTCGCTGGGTGGTTGAGCTTAATCCTGACTATATGCCTAAGATTAATGTTAACCAACATTATGCCTCTATGGCGCGTAGCACCACTAATCAGGCCGATGGTCAATTTATTCGTGGTCATCTGCAGGAAGCTAAGTGGTTTATTAAGAGTCTCGAGAGTCGTAATGACACCTTATTGAAAGTAACCAACTGTATCGTTAAATTCCAGCAAGGCTTCTTTGAGTATGGCGAAGAAGCCATGAAGCCTATGGTACTCAATGATATTGCCGAAGCAGTTGAGATGCACGAGTCGACCATTTCACGGGTGACTACCCAAAAATATATGCACACTCCAAGAGGTATTTTTGAACTAAAGTACTTCTTCTCAAGCCATGTCGGTACCGACGATGGTGGGGAGTGTTCATCGACCGCAATCAGAGCGTTTATTAAGAAGTTAGTCGCCGCAGAAAACCAGAAGAAGCCATTAAGCGATAGCAAGATGGCACAACTTTTGGCAGAACAAGGGATTAAAGTTGCTAGACGTACGATAGCAAAATATCGAGAAGCGATGCTGATCCCCCCCTCAAACCAACGTAAGAGTTTATAA
- the lptC gene encoding LPS export ABC transporter periplasmic protein LptC, with product MNRVTLAIIAFFGTALLLYWQVQSKKSEQELDIDMSQRPDYIIDDLRSIEYNELGLVNSKVSAKHMEHFDSANMTYFTEPVYLIYPDDGQAQWRLQSAKGSHNKLTGKVSLENNVIIDSISPEEPIQTLSTSYLELDLNTMIMTSDEMIHVTGNEFVIQGLGLYADLNAQSVKLVSQVEGIYEAK from the coding sequence ATGAACCGCGTTACCCTAGCGATTATCGCTTTTTTTGGCACTGCACTTCTGCTCTATTGGCAGGTACAGTCTAAGAAAAGCGAACAAGAGCTGGATATCGATATGAGCCAGCGACCCGACTATATCATCGACGACCTACGCAGTATCGAATATAACGAATTAGGCTTAGTCAACAGCAAGGTCTCGGCTAAACACATGGAGCATTTTGATAGCGCCAACATGACCTATTTTACTGAGCCTGTTTACCTCATCTATCCTGATGATGGTCAAGCCCAATGGCGTCTGCAAAGCGCTAAAGGTAGCCATAATAAGCTCACAGGCAAGGTAAGTTTAGAAAACAATGTTATTATCGACTCAATAAGCCCAGAAGAGCCGATCCAGACGTTAAGTACCAGCTACTTAGAGCTTGATTTGAATACCATGATCATGACCTCAGATGAAATGATCCACGTCACTGGCAACGAATTCGTCATTCAAGGTTTAGGCTTGTACGCCGATCTGAATGCCCAGAGTGTCAAGCTGGTAAGCCAAGTCGAAGGCATCTACGAAGCTAAGTAA
- the mlaE gene encoding lipid asymmetry maintenance ABC transporter permease subunit MlaE: protein MSLIDHIARLGRAAIELVIGLGQAGLMLWGAIVHRPRFRKGTPLLLKQLYVIGVQSMVIIIVSGLFIGMVLALQGYNILVGFGTEESLGPMVALSLLRELGPVVTALLFAGRAGSALTAELGLMKSTEQLSSLEMMAIDPLRQIIAPRFWAGVISLPLLALMFTAVGIYGGHLVGVEWKGIDSGSFWSILQASVEWREDIVNCIIKSLLFAVVVTWIALYRGYHVIPNPEGISRATTQTVVQSSLAVLALDFLLTAVMFGS from the coding sequence GTGAGCTTGATTGATCATATTGCTCGACTAGGTCGGGCTGCAATTGAGTTAGTTATTGGGCTAGGACAAGCCGGTCTAATGCTGTGGGGCGCCATTGTGCATCGCCCAAGATTTCGTAAAGGTACGCCGTTACTGCTAAAGCAGCTGTATGTTATTGGAGTACAGTCTATGGTGATCATCATAGTCTCTGGGCTGTTTATCGGCATGGTGCTGGCGCTACAAGGCTATAATATCTTAGTAGGCTTTGGCACTGAGGAGAGCCTGGGCCCCATGGTTGCCCTGAGCTTATTGCGAGAGTTAGGCCCTGTGGTCACCGCACTGCTATTCGCCGGCCGCGCAGGTTCTGCGTTAACGGCTGAGCTCGGCCTAATGAAGAGTACCGAGCAGTTATCTAGTCTAGAGATGATGGCTATTGACCCATTGAGGCAGATTATTGCGCCACGCTTTTGGGCTGGTGTTATCAGTTTGCCACTGCTGGCGCTGATGTTTACCGCAGTCGGGATCTACGGTGGTCACCTTGTTGGTGTCGAGTGGAAAGGCATTGATAGCGGTAGCTTCTGGTCAATACTTCAGGCATCTGTTGAGTGGCGAGAAGATATCGTTAACTGCATTATCAAGAGTTTGTTATTTGCTGTGGTGGTGACATGGATTGCGCTTTATCGAGGCTATCATGTGATCCCGAACCCTGAAGGGATTAGCAGGGCAACGACCCAGACGGTTGTGCAGTCAAGTTTAGCCGTTTTAGCATTAGACTTCTTATTGACAGCGGTAATGTTTGGTAGTTAG
- a CDS encoding KpsF/GutQ family sugar-phosphate isomerase → MVDENQLRQWGTKVIDIEKQALDNLYQYIDSSEFAQACQLILQCTGKVIVMGMGKSGHIGNKISATLASTGTPAFFVHPGEASHGDLGVLSENDIVLAISNSGESSEILTLMPVIKRMGLPMISVTGKPDSNMAKLAQLHLCIEVPEEACPLGLAPTSSTTATLVMGDALAVALLQARGFTQDDFALSHPGGSLGRKLLLKVSDVMHKGDELPRVQDNICITDALYEISKKGLGMTAVVDSNNTLVGIFTDGDLRRVIDADVNLRTTPIADVMTKGCVTITENVLAAEALKVMDTKSINGLVVINDKQQPVGALNMLDMVKAGVI, encoded by the coding sequence ATGGTAGATGAGAATCAACTACGCCAATGGGGTACAAAAGTTATCGATATCGAGAAACAAGCACTCGATAATCTATACCAGTACATCGACTCTTCAGAATTTGCCCAGGCTTGCCAATTAATTTTGCAATGCACAGGTAAAGTTATCGTGATGGGCATGGGCAAATCAGGCCATATCGGCAACAAGATCTCAGCCACATTAGCCAGCACAGGTACACCAGCATTTTTCGTTCACCCAGGTGAAGCTAGCCATGGCGACCTTGGCGTTTTGAGCGAAAACGATATCGTACTTGCGATTTCAAACTCTGGCGAATCGAGCGAAATCTTAACCCTAATGCCTGTGATTAAGCGCATGGGGTTACCTATGATCTCGGTAACCGGTAAGCCTGACTCTAATATGGCCAAGCTTGCACAGCTGCACCTTTGCATTGAAGTGCCAGAGGAAGCCTGCCCATTAGGGCTAGCACCAACATCTAGCACTACGGCAACCTTAGTAATGGGGGATGCCCTAGCGGTGGCACTGCTGCAAGCACGTGGCTTTACTCAAGACGACTTCGCACTGTCACACCCTGGCGGTAGCCTAGGTCGCAAGTTACTGCTAAAAGTTAGTGATGTAATGCATAAAGGTGATGAGTTACCTCGTGTGCAAGATAATATCTGCATCACAGATGCCTTATACGAGATATCGAAGAAAGGCTTAGGCATGACAGCCGTTGTGGACAGTAACAATACCTTAGTCGGCATCTTCACCGATGGCGATCTACGTCGAGTTATCGATGCTGACGTTAACTTAAGAACCACACCGATTGCCGATGTGATGACCAAAGGCTGCGTCACCATTACCGAAAATGTACTTGCAGCTGAAGCGTTAAAAGTCATGGATACTAAGAGCATTAACGGCCTAGTGGTGATTAATGACAAGCAGCAACCTGTCGGCGCATTAAACATGCTCGATATGGTCAAAGCAGGAGTAATTTAA
- the hpf gene encoding ribosome hibernation promoting factor: MQINLTGHHVEITDSLRGYVEDKFTKLERHFDQINNVHVILNVQKMQQIAEAKIHLKKGEVFATSEHADMYAAIDSLIDKLDRQVIKHKEKLIKH; this comes from the coding sequence ATGCAAATCAACCTGACTGGACACCACGTCGAAATCACCGATTCACTGCGCGGTTATGTAGAAGATAAATTCACAAAGCTTGAACGACATTTCGATCAGATCAATAATGTGCACGTTATTTTGAATGTACAAAAGATGCAACAGATTGCCGAAGCCAAAATCCACCTTAAGAAAGGGGAAGTATTTGCCACTTCGGAACATGCGGATATGTATGCCGCAATTGACTCCCTGATCGATAAGCTCGACCGTCAGGTTATTAAACACAAAGAGAAACTAATTAAACACTAA
- the ptsN gene encoding PTS IIA-like nitrogen regulatory protein PtsN: MELSTILQPECTTCATPGSKKKVLELISDIAAVQYPTLSSQEIFESLLAREKMGSTGIGNGIAIPHGRLTNIERPVAVLVKCEDPIAFDAIDKQPVDILFALLVPSEQCEQHLATLSLMAEKLNDKAVVKQLRKTSNESELYQVITQ; the protein is encoded by the coding sequence ATGGAACTAAGTACCATCCTGCAGCCGGAATGCACTACCTGTGCCACTCCGGGCAGTAAGAAAAAGGTATTGGAGTTAATCAGTGATATTGCCGCTGTCCAGTACCCTACCCTTTCTTCACAAGAAATTTTTGAAAGTCTCTTGGCGAGAGAAAAAATGGGTAGCACGGGTATAGGTAACGGTATAGCGATTCCTCACGGAAGGCTGACAAATATAGAGCGCCCTGTTGCGGTTTTAGTTAAGTGTGAAGATCCAATCGCATTCGACGCTATCGATAAACAACCTGTCGACATTCTATTTGCGCTATTGGTGCCTTCCGAGCAGTGTGAGCAGCATTTAGCAACACTGTCTCTAATGGCTGAAAAACTCAACGATAAGGCGGTAGTCAAACAGTTGAGAAAAACCAGTAATGAGTCAGAACTATACCAAGTCATTACCCAGTAA
- the kdsC gene encoding 3-deoxy-manno-octulosonate-8-phosphatase KdsC produces the protein MSHQGFYGPISDDVWQAASKIKLLICDVDGVFSDGLVYMSNSGEELKTFHTRDGYGVRSVLTSGIQVAIITGRKSQIVEDRFTALGVTHIYQGVDNKLAPYNELLTLYNVSPEEVAYIGDDMVDLPVMLKVGLSVCVADGHPYVKQHAKMTTHIKGGHGALRELTDLLLLSQDKFDSAHGMSI, from the coding sequence ATGTCTCACCAAGGCTTCTACGGCCCGATTAGCGATGATGTTTGGCAAGCGGCAAGCAAGATCAAACTACTGATTTGCGATGTTGACGGCGTGTTTTCAGACGGCTTAGTTTATATGAGCAACAGCGGTGAAGAGCTTAAGACCTTCCATACTCGTGACGGTTATGGTGTACGTTCAGTACTCACTAGCGGCATACAGGTAGCCATTATTACCGGCCGTAAGTCGCAGATCGTCGAAGACAGATTTACCGCCCTAGGCGTGACGCATATCTATCAAGGAGTCGATAATAAACTGGCTCCCTATAACGAGTTACTTACACTTTATAATGTAAGCCCTGAAGAAGTCGCCTATATTGGTGATGATATGGTGGACTTACCGGTTATGCTGAAAGTGGGTCTATCAGTATGCGTTGCAGATGGTCACCCTTATGTGAAACAACACGCTAAAATGACCACCCATATTAAAGGCGGTCATGGTGCCCTTAGAGAGCTAACCGACTTACTACTGTTAAGCCAAGACAAGTTTGACTCGGCCCATGGGATGAGTATATGA
- the lptA gene encoding lipopolysaccharide transport periplasmic protein LptA produces MKYNKSILAGLFCLLSFSSTAKVDDLLQEVKIAAASQEADIKNNQVIFFGPVEVTQGSIKMNADELRVFSKEDKSGKTLVATGNPATYTQMMEDGRPATASAKEIRYELATRTLTLVGEATLAQDGSQVTGNRIKYNISLQQLIAESTGKGDDRVITIIQPETYQEEKPDTPVNKQEQQ; encoded by the coding sequence ATGAAATACAATAAATCTATCCTTGCTGGCCTTTTTTGCCTGCTAAGTTTCAGCTCTACAGCTAAAGTCGATGATCTACTGCAAGAAGTGAAAATTGCAGCGGCAAGCCAAGAAGCCGACATTAAGAATAATCAGGTTATCTTTTTTGGGCCTGTTGAAGTGACTCAGGGCTCTATTAAGATGAATGCCGATGAGCTACGTGTATTTTCAAAAGAAGATAAGAGCGGTAAAACGCTAGTGGCTACAGGTAATCCAGCCACCTACACCCAAATGATGGAAGATGGTCGCCCAGCGACCGCTAGCGCGAAAGAGATCCGCTACGAACTTGCGACTCGCACATTGACCTTAGTCGGTGAAGCGACCCTAGCGCAAGACGGCAGCCAAGTCACTGGTAACCGCATTAAGTACAACATTAGTCTACAACAGCTTATTGCTGAAAGTACTGGCAAGGGCGATGACAGAGTCATCACCATTATTCAGCCTGAAACCTACCAGGAAGAGAAGCCTGACACGCCAGTGAACAAGCAGGAACAGCAATGA
- a CDS encoding calcium/sodium antiporter: protein MLFNIFMLVAGLGALVWSADKFVYGAAAFARNLGLPPMLIGLTIVAMGSSAPEMFVAATASLEGMTDTAIGNVLGSNIANITLILGITALLGAISVSSQTLKREIPMMLVATVIVGYFLHDGFLTRIEGVSLLVMFIGLMGYLIWHGLHSKNRDALAVDAENEIPADVPTAKAVLWLVVGMVLLPLSADWMVQGAVGIAKAYHLSDLVIGLTIIAVGTSLPELAACVAGVLKKEDDLAIGNIVGSNLFNILAVLAIPGIIAPGAVDAAASTRDFYMVLATSSALAILILLSGRARQLKPWHGVVLLITFIAYQALLFLS, encoded by the coding sequence ATGTTATTTAATATTTTTATGTTAGTGGCAGGCTTAGGGGCTCTCGTTTGGAGCGCTGATAAGTTTGTTTACGGTGCAGCCGCTTTTGCTCGTAACCTTGGCTTACCACCCATGTTAATCGGTTTAACGATTGTCGCCATGGGTAGCTCTGCTCCCGAGATGTTTGTTGCGGCCACAGCATCCCTCGAAGGCATGACCGATACCGCAATCGGCAATGTGCTGGGCTCTAACATAGCAAACATCACATTAATCTTAGGTATTACAGCCTTACTCGGAGCGATTTCTGTCAGTTCACAGACGCTGAAACGTGAAATTCCAATGATGCTGGTAGCCACCGTAATTGTGGGTTACTTCCTACATGATGGTTTCTTAACGCGTATCGAAGGTGTCAGCTTATTAGTGATGTTCATTGGCTTAATGGGCTATCTGATTTGGCACGGACTTCATAGTAAAAACCGTGACGCTTTAGCCGTAGATGCCGAAAATGAGATCCCTGCCGATGTGCCTACAGCTAAAGCGGTTTTATGGCTTGTAGTCGGCATGGTATTGTTACCATTATCGGCAGATTGGATGGTCCAAGGCGCAGTAGGGATAGCAAAGGCGTATCACCTATCGGATCTAGTGATCGGCCTAACTATTATTGCCGTGGGTACCAGCTTACCAGAGCTTGCCGCTTGTGTTGCCGGAGTCTTAAAAAAAGAAGACGACCTTGCGATTGGTAACATAGTTGGTTCAAACTTATTCAATATTTTAGCGGTACTTGCGATACCTGGCATCATAGCGCCAGGCGCTGTCGATGCGGCGGCGAGTACTCGAGACTTTTATATGGTGCTTGCCACGAGCAGTGCACTGGCAATACTTATCTTATTATCAGGCCGTGCTAGACAGTTAAAACCCTGGCATGGCGTAGTATTACTTATTACATTTATCGCATACCAAGCACTACTTTTCCTATCTTAG